From the genome of Carnobacterium viridans:
TAGGTAAGAATATTATTGAACCTAAAGTGAGATATAGAGGAACACAATCAACTTCAGGTTTGTACTTGTTTGGCTATAACATTGGTTCAACTGGTGTAAACGTTAATAGTGCTGCACACTTTGGCCTAGATGTTCGTGCAGTTTTCGTTAAAGACAACTACCGTCCAGAATTTATGCCGACTACTGAAGAAGTTTTCATGAAATTAGTTTATGAAGTAGGAACAAACCGCATCGTTGGTGGACAAATTATGTCTAAATATGATGTAACAGCTTCTGCTAACACACTTTCATTAGCTATTCAAAATAAAATGACGATTGAAGATCTTGCTTATGTAGATTTCTTCTTCCAACCTTATTTTGACCGTCCTTGGAACTACTTGAACATCTTAGCTCAAGCAGCTTGTGATCAAGAAGACCAATTAGCTAAATAATCGAACATATAAATTGATGTATAAAAACAGCAAAATCTTTGAAGCTTGATAGTTGAAAAGATTCATAATAAAATAGGTAAGGGTCTGAGACAGATAATCTCAGACCCTTTTTATAAGCATTTAATTTGGAGGTTCAACTATGAAAATAAACAAGAAAATCATTTCTGGTATTATTGCGCTTATTCTTTTCTTTACAGGATCATTTGTTATTGACCAACAGCAAGAAACACCTAGTACAGTAGCAGAGAATCAAACAGCTATTGAATTGGTAAGAACAATTGACGGAGATACAATCGTCTTTGCTGAAGATGGTGAAGAAAAAAAGTTGCGGTTATTGCTGATTGACACTCCAGAAAGTAGCACGACAAAAACGGGTTCTGCACAGCCATATGGTAAAGAAGCAAAAGATTTTTTAACGAATTATTTAGAAGGAAAAAAATTATCGATAGAATATGATCCTTCTCATGAAAAATTAGATGCCTATGATCGTGTATTGGCTTATCTTTACGCAGATGGAGAACTGATACAAGAAGTGATGGTTGAAAAAGGACTAGCACGTGTAGGGTATGAAAATGGAGATGAGCTTTATTTGAATGAACTTGAAGAAGCAGAGCAAGAAGCAGAAGTAGCAAATGTAAATATCTGGTCTGTTGATGGGTATGTTGGAGAATATGGATTTAATAAGCTAAAATGATGTTGATACCCATAAATTTTAGTTTAGTTTGGTTTATCTGTAGGGATTACTGTATGCTTGAGTACCATATTCTGTATTTGATTGCACCTATATGGTAGGCAAAGGGTGTTTAAGTACAGTAAGTTGTATTTGATTATATCCATATGGTAGGCATAAAGTGTTTGAGTACCGTAAGCTGAATTTGAGTACATCCATATGGCACGTAAAGGGTGTCTGAGTACCATAAGCTACATTTGAGTATACCCATATAGCAGGCAAAGTATGTTTAAGTACCATAAGCTACATTTGAATACATCCATATGGCAAGCAAAGTGTGTTTAAGTACCGTAAGCTACATTTGAGTACATCCATATAGTAGGCAAAGTATGCTTGAGTACCATATTTTGCATTTGAGTATATCCA
Proteins encoded in this window:
- a CDS encoding thermonuclease family protein, which produces MKINKKIISGIIALILFFTGSFVIDQQQETPSTVAENQTAIELVRTIDGDTIVFAEDGEEKKLRLLLIDTPESSTTKTGSAQPYGKEAKDFLTNYLEGKKLSIEYDPSHEKLDAYDRVLAYLYADGELIQEVMVEKGLARVGYENGDELYLNELEEAEQEAEVANVNIWSVDGYVGEYGFNKLK